A portion of the Bufo gargarizans isolate SCDJY-AF-19 chromosome 7, ASM1485885v1, whole genome shotgun sequence genome contains these proteins:
- the LOC122944169 gene encoding synapsin-2-like — MDKPKRHGEHPLPQNEPPGPSTTAGQPPSSEGQTLSPVSQVESLPRRQTEPSKKNQPHPQLNKSQSLTNAFNFSQSSFFRSSNNDDEAKADTIRNLRKSFASLFSD; from the exons ATGGACAAGCCAAAGCGTCACGGTGAACATCCACTTCCACAGAACGAACCACCAGGGCCATCAACCACTGCAGGTCAGCCACCATCTTCTGAAGGACAGACATTATCTCCTGTCAGCCAAGTGGAGTCACTGCCTAGACGTCAGACGGAGCCATCTAAAAAAAACCAACCTCATCCACAGCTGAA cAAGTCCCAGTCTCTGACCAACGCTTTCAACTTCAGCCAGTCGTCATTCTTCCGCTCATCCAATAACGATGATGAAGCTAAAGCAGATACTATCCGGAATCTGAGGAAGTCCTTCGCCAGTCTGTTCTCCGACTAA